The following is a genomic window from Sciurus carolinensis chromosome 3, mSciCar1.2, whole genome shotgun sequence.
ATGACACCAAACAGGCCACACTGCCCTGGGGCTTCCCCAGTCCCCAGGGCATCAAGGTTGCACCCTTTATTCTACTTTCAAAAGAGAGGCCAGAAGCACCCTCTGGCAGTGGTGGTCAAGCCCTATCCAGGTGTGGGGAGAGCCCAGGACAATTGCCTTCCCTACCTGAAGTTCCACCACTCCTGGTTGTAGATGTCCTTTTGGATGGTGCCATCAAAGATCTTCCAGCGGAACATATCTATCATGTAGCCAAAGGGAATGAAGGCAATCTTGTCCAGGGCAATGCCCATTAGGAAGTtgacctcctcctctggggacaGGGAAAAGGTGATCAGACGATGGCCCCTGGACTCTCCTTCCGTTAGCCTTGTCTGGAGCACCTAGGCTCAGGCTGccctccttctttccccttgGTGCCCATCACCTGAGTCCTGGTGCTGCTGGCTGAGCAGGCCTCTGTTAAGCAGATGCTGATAGGAGGAGGCTGAGAGGGTGATCATCGACCCCACGGCCTCTCCAAAGGCAGGATTGGCGCCTTCTCGGAAGAGGATGGAGAGGTTCTTGTACTGTAGGAAGTACTGGATATGGCCCATCTGGTGGAAGATGGACAGCAGATCTTCTATGTTCACTTCAGTGCACTTCTTTACCCTAGAGTGAAAGGGCAGGGGGTCAAGGAACATGGGATGTTTGGAAAGAACAGGAGGTTTTTCCATTCAGACTCTAGTAAGGATTGGGGCGCATAGGCGGGAGACCAGAAGAAACTTGGCTTCCGCCTTTTCCTCTCCAGGTCCCATAACCAACCAGTGACCAAGACAGTTGCTTTTCTATCCACCACCCCTTCTATGCTCCCAGCTGACATTCCCCCTGCCCTTCCCAGATCTTCTGCTGCCCACTCCTGGCCCGCGCTGCCTAAGACAGGCAGATGCGGGTGGCGGGAGAGGATTGCAGGTGGGGCATGGGGCTGACCGCCGGCCGTGCGGGTGGGCACCTGAAGTCCTTGCCATTGTAGAAGTCCCAGGCAGAGGTCTGGCACTCCACCTCCCGCCCATCGGGTGGTCTCTCCAACATTGACTTTTTCCAGAAATCAGGTGGGGCGGCCAGCATCCCCAAGGAGGTAAAAAATTTTTCAGCCTCTTCAAACATTTTCCCAGGCTTCCAGCGCTGTGgggaagaggggtgggtgggCACTGCCCTGTTTGCTCAGGGGCGCTGGAGGGTGGGGACACCCACAGGTCAAGCACTGACCTGGCCTTTCATGATCTTCGTGATGTCCTCAGGGGGTTTCTTGGGGAAGGGCAAGACCAGGTCTAGGATGTTGACCCATGACTGAGCCCACATGTTCCCTGGAAGGGGATTGGAGGTGCTAAGAGAAGGTGACAGTGGTCTCCCTGCTTACTGAGCGCCTGCCTCTGCCACCAGCTGGGCCTTTACCTAGCAGGTGAGCAGGGATGGGCCCCCTCACGTCGATGATCTCGGGCCCATAGTGGCGGTGCAGGGAGCGGCGCACGTAGGCGTGCAGGTTCAGGTAGAGCGGCTGCAGCTCCTGGTAGATCCGCTCCAGGTCTTGCTCCAGGGTCTCATCCTCATACTTGGAGCGCCACAAAGCCCCCATATCTTTGTAGCCTGGAACAGGAGAGGGGACCCACCAGGTGCTCGCCACGCCACCCGTCAACCCTGGCCTCGCAAGGCAGGAGGCCCAGGTGCCTTCCAGGGAAGCCACTCAACTTTGGAGTCTTCATCTGCAAAAGGAAAACACTACCTTCCAAGGTCACTGTCAACCTTGGGTCAGAGCAAAGATGGAAAAGCACTGAGTGAAGCCCACAAGGTGAGCTCCTCCTCACGCCTGCTAGACCCTGTCCCCTTTCACCCTGCCTGGAGCCCCACTGACCATAGCCCAGTGGCCACGTGGACTTCTTTCAGATCCTTCAAAATCCCAGCTTTCTTCCCACAGAGCTTCTGCCTAAGATGCTCTTTTGCTTGGCTCTTGCCTGTCTTTCAGGCGTGGGTGAATATCAGAGAGACCTTCTCTGATCACGTATCTGGAACCAGCATTTCCCCATTCCCTCTCTGGACAGCCTCTTCCTCTGCGGCACCATCCCAGGTGGTACCAGAGATGAGTGTTTACTAGACTGCAATGGCCTCCCCACAGGACCATAAGCCCATCAAGGCTGTCCGTCTATCTTCACCTACGTGGTTTCAGAACTTCTTCAGTACCCAGCACACCTTAGGTGCTCTAGCAGTATTTGTGAAGCCCAGCTCCAGAGCTGGTGGtggccctctctgagcctctgtgaACTGAGCTTTGCCCCTTCCTGGTCCAACCTGCTCACCATTGAGCTGTGCGGCCTTGTTGCTGAGGATTACATAGCGCTCATAGATGGGACGGAGCTGGCGACCCACAGCATCCCGCCAGCCTTGCCAGGCCCAAAGCAGTTCCTTCTGGTCCCTGGAGTTGGCCATGATTTCTTGGAGGTCTGGGCCCGGAAAAGGAGCTGTATGGGACTTCATGCCCACCTACCTCTGCCCTCACCCACCCTGGGTGCCAATCCCTCCCCAAGAAAGCAGTTTGGGTCGGGAGACCCACTGAAGGGGTAGGGTTGGATGCTCACCAGGCTCCAGGGGCAGGCAGGGCCCCTCATCCAGGCACACCTGGGCCATACTGTACGCCGTCTCCATGTAGGCCAGAAGCTTGTTGTACTGGGGGGGCAGGTGTCACCCAGGGCAGGCCTGTGCCCTTGGGCCCACCCCCAGCACTAGCCCCACCACCCAGGAGAGGTGGGCCTGGCTGAAGCCCCCACCTCCAGAGGAAGTTCTGGTCCCACCCTGCcaaccccctcctgccccagacaCGCTGGCTCCCCTACCAGGCCTGACCCACCCACCCCTGGGGTGGGGGAGCGTGTGCCTGGAGGCCTGGGGCTCTATCCATCACCTCCCAGAGCTCGTCCTTGGGCAAGGCCGCCTTGCCTATGTCCAGCAGCTTACTCAGCATGCGCTTCACGGCCGGGTCCTGGAACTGGGCGATCTTAAACAGGCGGGCCCGGCTGCCGAAGTACACCATGACCTGGGACCTCTCCACCTCCTTGCGCAGCTGCAAAAAGGGTCACTGTTACTTGTCAAGGCAGGTCGGGGAAAGGTGTGAGTATCCCACGTCGAACTCCAGGGCCATAGCACCCCAACCCACTGCCACAGCCCAGGGTCCAGAAATACTGAAGGTTTGCTCAGAGGTAGAGGGAGAAAGCCTGGGTCCCTAGAAGCAAGAAAATAAGattacaaggggaaaaaaagactcaGATTCTTATGCAgagaaagtttgaggccaccaAGGGACCTGGACCTTGCAACCAACTTTGACATGTGCTTTGGGGCTTCCCTCTTTCCTCTAGCTCTGGAAAGCAGGCAGGAAGTGTGGTCCCCAACCTCCCAAGACCCCTGAGAAGAGCAAGAGTATTCAGGAGGACTCGGGGAGGTGGTACCACACCATATCCTCCCGATTTTTCTTGGTGATGTTGGTGACATAGTTCCAAGCAGCCTCCATGAACTGGTTCAACACAACCTGGGCTGTTTGCTCATAAAACTGCAGGAACAGCTTTGCCTCTGTCTCGTTGTAGAACTCATCTGCAGGGAAGGGATGGGCGTCATGTGATCTGGGGAGGACTGCCCCTGCCAGGTCCCCTTCTCTGGTCCCACGCTTCTTCAGGTCCCAGCCGCACCTAAGCTTTGATCACCCACAGTCATGAGCCATGGCAAGAGCTGTCCGTAACAGAGGAGCACAAGTAGGGAAGGTCCAGGGCGAGTCCATCTTGTTCCCATGACCAAGAGAACAGCAGAGCTGGAGGAGGCTATGGGCCAATCACGAGCCAGCTCCATATTGTGACATCAGGAGCCAAAGGGTCAGCCATGGAATGTTACAACTGGAAATTCCCCACCCTCCTTCTGGTGCaactgtccccattttatagatgaggagactgaggtctAGAACAGTCAGACCATATGACCTGATTCACATGGTCAGCTGAGAGAAGAACCAAGAGGAGAACACAGGACTCTGGAGTTTGGGGACCGGACTTGTTACTTGGTCACTTCTTCCTGGGGTGGGAGCCATCCATGGGCATTAGCCAGGAATTGATGAGCCCCTCCTTCCCCAGGTGAGTGGGatgatggatggagggaggggtgAATGATGGTTAGATGGATGGAAATGACATTTCCCAGTTTTTAAACTCTGGAAGCCAGTTGCAGATTTTGCTGACTGCACCTCTCATGCTCACATTGGGGGCCTTTTTCTCCCTCATACGACATGTGATCCTTCCTAGGCCACGTAGGACCCTTCATACCTACTTCTGTAGGGAGAACCCGATACTGAGCGTGCAGTCAGGCGGGGCGGCACAGAAGTTAGAGGACTGTGTGGGTGTGCAGAGGTGTGGCCAGCAACTTTGATTAGAGGTGTGCATCTGTGAGTACTTGGGCCTGATTTCAGTGCCAACCATAGCACTCAGCAATTTGGTGGACCTTGGTGACTCCCCAGTATTTGGATACATATAGTCTGGGGAGACCCACCCCACCTGGCCCACCTCAGGATTCCTTCCTCAGACTCACTTCCCTTTACTCACAGACTCCCTCTACTCTGTGTCCCCTTTAGTCAGCTCAGGACCACTCACCCCTTCACATGGGCCAACACCATGGCCAGAGAAAGCTGACCAGAAGGTTTAGAAAAagtgcaacacacacacacacacacacacacacacacacacacacacacggaaaggaaaggaaaaaaaatcagtgacatTTCCGGCTAATTCGATCAACTGAACTCACAGGGAAGTCCCTCCTGATTCAAGCACATGGATACGCTGATAATATATGGTATTTTGAAAATGCAGAATGCAGAGCTGagctggaaaggaagaaagaagactcTTCAATGCTGGAGATGAAGAGGGCACTTGTGGCCGTGGGTGGGGGTGAAACCCGGCAGCCACATGGGAGGTGCCAGTGCCTTCATGCACTGGTGTCTGTGCGGGGGCAGCTGCTGATCACCTCCAGTGGGGTGAAAGCATCACCTCCATCAAGATGGGAGGCAGGCAGGTTATGACTCTCTTTCTAAGGGGACCCTGCAAGAAGCAGGCATGAGCATGAAATCCTGCAGAAGCCTTTTCCAACTCAGTGAGGATGGCTCATAGGTGAAGTCTATCAACTCAAAATCTGGTGCCAAAAGGGGCTATGACAACAAGCACAAGCACTGTCCAGTTGCTGGGTACCATTAGGGGTGTTCAGCATCAAAATCCTCATTGCGAACCCATGAAGTGGGTACCATTGTCGATGTTCCATTTTCAGATGAGTAACAAGCATAGAGAGACTGAGAAACTTGCTCGCAGTCACACAAATTAGCAAATTGTAAAGGTGAAGCTCAAATCCAAATGGTCTGGCTCCAGAATCTGTCCTAAACTGCAGACGTGATGAATGGAGCAGACCACACTGAGGAAGCACAGGTCTCAGCAGCCCAAAAGGTCTCTAtgccacatacaaaaattaacttaaaatgcatttaagggcctggggagaaagctcagttggtagagtgcttgccttgcaagcacagggccctaggttccatccccagcaccgcaaaaaaaaaaaaaaaaattgcatctgaggtcaaaacagaaaagcaaaatccaTACAAATTTTTAGAACAAAACATTGGGGAGATGTTTAatgacattggatttggcaaagattttttttttttttttttttttttgtggtgccggggatcgaacccagggccttatgcttgagaggcaagcactctaccaactgagctatctccccagcccagcaatgATTTCTTGGTTATGACACCAAAAGCCTGGGTAACAACAAGAACATAGACAAATTCGacttcatgaaaatgaaaaacctttGTGCATCCAAGGACACCATCAACAGAGTAAAAAGGCAACCCACacaattggagaaaatatttgcaaatctcaaatctgacaagggattaatattcaggatGTCAAGAGAACTCCTCTAACTCAACATCCAAAGAAGGGAGAAGAATTTGAGTAGACATCTCTCTCAAGAAGGTACACGAAGGGAtcataagcacatgaaaagataatcAAAGatattaatcattagggaaatgcaaatcaaaatcccttcacacccattaggatggctattactGAAAACCTCAGAAAAgcgttggcaaggatgtagagaaaagggaacttttGTGGGAATGAAGACAggcacagccactgtggaaaacagtatggaagttcttttaaaaatcaagcataaaattaccttcagatccagaaattccacttcaaggtatatacacaaaagaaatgaaggcagGGGTTCAAACAGATAGCTGTCCAGCAGTGTTCATAACAGggttattcacaatagcttttgCAAGTCCAAATGTTCActgacagatgaatgggtaagcAAAATGGGGTGTATACATACCATAGAatgttattcagtcttaaaaaggaaagaaattctgatgCATGCTTCAACATGGATGAGTCTTGAAAACATGCTGagtgaaaacttggaatggaaccatttgacccagttgtcccactccttggcgtatacccaaaggacttaaaatcagcatattacagtgatgccaccacatcaatgtttatagcagctcaattcacaatagctaagctatggaaccaatctaggtgccctccaacagatgaatggataaagaaaatgtggtgcatttctttatggaatatttctcagccataaggaagaatgaaattatggcatctgcaagtaaatggatggagctggagactatcctgctaagtgaaataagtcaatcccaaaaaaaccaaaggctgaatgttctctctgatatgtggatgctgactcacaatggggCGGGTTGGCACAGGGGCAGGGAGTGAGGTTCATGggattggacagaggggagttgggggaagggaatgggaaagacaggaatgaattggacataactttcctacattcatatgtgaatacactaTCCATGTAACcgcaagaataggaagttatactccatgtatatatgatatgccaaaatacattctgctgtcatgtgtaacgaaaaagaacaaataaaaattaaaattaaagaaaacatgctgagtgaaataagtcagacccaaaaggtgcctctgggttcattcctcagtaccaaaaaaaaaaaaaaaaaaggttaagataAAGCTGAGGctgaggggttggggttgtggctctctggaatccccagcatcaaaaataaataaatatttaaatatgtgtgtgtgtgtgagagagtgagaggagagagagagagagagagagactgactagggatcaaacccagtgcctcaggcatgctaagtgagtaatctaccactgagctaaatccccaactccctggcccctggcaaaaaatgactaaaatggttaattttatgttatgtgtattttatcataAGTTAAGACACAGGTCTTTACAGTGATTAAACAACAGAATCTGTGAAGCAAAACTAAGTTTTTGTGAAAACACAAAACCTCTTGTGAGGAGGATTCTGAACCCAGCAATGTGGCCATTAAACTGACACAAACCAAGCCCTGGGGGACAGGTCAAGCAGCATGCTGAGAACCAGAATCCGGGCCTGAGAAGACAGCCTGGGAAACCGCTGGGCCCCGAAGAGGTGAGACCAGTAGGTGAGAAACAGGAGCAGGAGTGAGGAGACTCAGAACGCCGTCTGACAGGAGCCTCCCCAGAGGCTGGAGAACAGGAGCGCGAGGCAGCCCTTAGAGATGACGGTGGATTGTTCCAGAACTGAAGACAGTGAGGGGGAAGGGGAGATGATGACAAGTTTTCCACCCTGTGCTGTCACCCCATGGCTCTgctcctctttctctgtctctcaggGAGGGGCTGATctcagcctggggctggggttgtttgAAGCATGAGGCAGGTAGGAAATATCTGGACCAGGGGATGATGCCCTCGTTTTAGAGCGGAAACCGTGGCCCCAGGACTTCCTACATCATCCCATTTACTCTCTGCAGCAATCATGATGGATTTATAGGAACCACTTCAGGAGTGTGGAAGTGCAGGCGCAGGAAACTGAAGTAAGCTGCTCAAGGTCACCTAGGTAGTGGGTGCCGAAGTGGGGCTGGTCTCAGGGCTAGTGTAAAGCCACTTCTTTGCCATATGAAAGCCAGGGTAGGGTGGGGTGGGCCATTGGAGGAAGTCTGGACTGCACAGAGATAAGGTCATTCAGGAGTGGCCTTGGCAGGTAGCAGCACGGAGAAGAGCTCAGACCTCAGGGCCACCAGAAGAAAACACTGGGCTGGCCCTCTTTCTGCTGTTACCATCTCTTCCTCTGCCACCTTCCAGGTGGACCTGGTCTCTCCCAACTCATCACCCCAGGAGGCACGAACAGGAGTTTGAACAACTGTAATGTTTCAAAAAATGCAGTGGATAAGGCGGTCACAGGCCAACCTCAGTGTTGAGGCTCTTTGCCCTCAGTCTGCATCTTGGTCCCTTGGGTGTTGAACGCTGGTGACTTTACACCACCCACAAGCTCTGACAGGCAGCAAAAACCTCTGCAGctcataaaaataggaaagagggTTATGTGACAATGAGTTTTGCCTGGCAGACAAAGAGCTTTAAAAATCTAGGCTgagaaggggtgggggtggggtggggggagtaaCTAAAGAAGCTTTTGATGGTAGAAGGCTTGGAACTATTTAGAGGGCCTGTTTATAAATTCCATTGTCCTACGGAATTGTAAACTTCCACCCTCTTGCAAATTCAAAATTCCTCAACTCCACATCCTGCCCCATGGAAAAGGCCTGCACAACCAAGCCTGTGtgccatgcacacacacatgactGCTGGGGACTGGGGAGCAAAAGCTGTGGACCAAGGTCATTGAGAGGCAGGAACCGGAGGCAAACCCTGCTAGGGTAAAGACATGCCCAGAAGAGGCTCAGGCTGAGGGTCGGGAGAGAGGAGACCAGGCAGCTGTGGAGAATCTGGCTCCAGAAACCCAACCAACTTCCATTTGGCTAAAGTTCTAGTTTGGTGTTTAGATATCTGAAAAGTTGATCtagttatattaaatttttaaaaaagtatacaaattttaaatacagtATGACCTCAATTCAAATGTGTGTGgagaaaaaagggatgggaaagaCAGACACCAGAATGTCAAAACTGCTCATTTCTTGATGTTGCTATAAagggcttttattttctttagttttccaaattttctacatAAACATGTAGATAAGAGTTATAAAAATGTCCCTCAAAATGACACTTCACACAGGCCTCCTGAGGAGCAGCACAGGGAGAGGGCCTGTGtcctgggaggaggagcaggtggccTCTGGTAGTTAACCCTTGCACGGCCACCACCCACTGCCCTCCAGGTGCTTATAGGACCCTTCCCATTTTGGCAATGCCTGAGCAGCTGTCTGGGAACCAAGGCTGTCCACTCTCAGAAGTGGACACAGAGCTGGAATAGGCAGAAGCCCATGGTGACCACTGGGCTGTTCTGCATCCTCAGTGAATCAGAGCCATCTAGGGTACTGGCCCCACAGCAGCCAGAAGCCTTCCTTCCTGGTTGTTCCTGGGAACCACCAGGGCGAGGAGCCAGCACTGAGCAGGGACAGGCACCCGGTATGGACATGAGGCTGGAAGCCCAGAGCGTTTGTTCCCCCTCTGCTTCCCACAGTCTTCCAAGGTACGTGTCCCCTGCCTGCCATGTCAGGATATTGGCTGGCTGTCACACTGGTGGGGAAGAAGACATGTGGCTGGGACCAGAGCTCTGGGGATTCTCTGGGGCTCTTGGAGGATGACGGAGGAAGCTACCCAGGAAAGGGACCTACTGGACTGCCAGGAGACAGGACAGCCGTCCATCCCTATCCCTGGCTTCCCCCACGAGGGACACAGACTCAGATGGGGAGGGCAGGACCTTTAATTGAATTCACAGAAAGACTGGGGAGCAGGTCCACGTTAGATGGCTGGATGCCTGGAGAACGGGGGCCGTGCTAGGGTGGCTGGTGGTctggaggacagagaggaggCAGACGGGGTGCGGGGAGAAGGCAGGCTGGGGTGTGTCCTCAACCCACCCGCCATGTCCCTGTCCCAGTCTCTCCTGAGACACTTCCCGCTGGCTCAGCCCTGCCTGGTCATCTCAGGAGTGCCTGAGCTCCACCTCAGAGCCAAACTGGGGCCCGCGGTGGGGCCGGTGGAGACTGTGGTGGCGGATGCTGAAGAGCCGCTGGGTGAGACCCACGGTGGCCACCAGCAGGGCGACACCCAAGAAGAGCAGCACCCACTGGCCCACACGAGCCTGCTGTGGCTCCAGGTTCATGCCCAGGAAGTTGACGTGGCCGGTGTCTGAGAGGAAGCCTTCTGAGCGAGCTGGGCGAGGAAGCAAGGAGACAGGCGGTGGGCAGGGCACCGGGCAGGCTGGGGCCGCGTGCCCTGGCTTCCCTGTCC
Proteins encoded in this region:
- the LOC124980587 gene encoding angiotensin-converting enzyme-like protein Ace3, translated to MVYFGSRARLFKIAQFQDPAVKRMLSKLLDIGKAALPKDELWEYNKLLAYMETAYSMAQVCLDEGPCLPLEPDLQEIMANSRDQKELLWAWQGWRDAVGRQLRPIYERYVILSNKAAQLNGYKDMGALWRSKYEDETLEQDLERIYQELQPLYLNLHAYVRRSLHRHYGPEIIDVRGPIPAHLLGNMWAQSWVNILDLVLPFPKKPPEDITKIMKGQRWKPGKMFEEAEKFFTSLGMLAAPPDFWKKSMLERPPDGREVECQTSAWDFYNGKDFRVKKCTEVNIEDLLSIFHQMGHIQYFLQYKNLSILFREGANPAFGEAVGSMITLSASSYQHLLNRGLLSQQHQDSEEEVNFLMGIALDKIAFIPFGYMIDMFRWKIFDGTIQKDIYNQEWWNFRLKYQGLCPPIPRSEDDFDPGAKFHISASVPYIGYFLSLVLQFQFHEALCKAAGHMGPLHQCNIYNSKMAGKILGDVLKLGSSKPWPEVLKELTGQSKVSTEALLSYFKPLLNWLVTENVQQGEILGWPDFGCSFPERKKPKAAFLGTELESKAAKSGQWVLLVLSLIMFVMVLGLASRLFNLERQSLNKDSDNTEPGGTYFLGVAMEPHQAARGQWMLLGLCLILMLCSIILTIRIFTWQNQKSPWMKNEKWDSD